The nucleotide sequence AGCACGCCGATGAACCCGAACTCCTCGGCGAGCACGGCGAACACGAAGTCCGTGTGGCGCTCGGGGATGAAATCCAGATGCGCCTGGGTGCCGTTCAGCCAGCCCTTGCCATAGAGCCCGCCGGAGCCGATGGCGATCTTGGACTGGATGATGTTGTAGCCGGCACCCAGCGGATCGCGCTCCGGGTCGAGGAAGGTCAGCACCCGCTGGCGCTGGTAGCCCTGCATGCCGAAGTACCAGAGCATCGGCGCGGCGGCCGCGAGCAGGGCCAGCAGGCCCGCCATGATGCGCCAGCGCAGGCCGGCCAGGAACAGCACCGAGCCGCCTGCGGCGGCCACCAGGATGCTGGTGCCAAGGTCCGGCTGCACGGCGATCAGACCGACGGGCAGGGCGATCAGCAGCAGCGCCAGCATGGTGCGCCCGAAACCCGGTGGCAGCTCGCGATCGGCCAGCAGCCAGGCGACGAGCAGCGGCAGGGCGATCTTCATGAACTCCGAGGGCTGGAATCGCACCACGCCGAGATCCAGCCAGCGGCGGGCGCCGCCGCCCAGCTCGCCCGCGACCAGCACTGCCACCAGCAGCGCCAGGCTGGCGGCATAGACCCACGGGGCCCAACGGCGGTAGACCAGCGGCGGGAACTGGGCAAGCACCACCATGACGGCGAACGCGATGGCGAGCCGGATGAGCTGGCGCTCGACCTGAACCAGGCTCTCGCCGAAGGCGCTGTAGAGCACCACCAGACCCACCGTCGAGAGCAGCAGCAGCATCCCGAGCAGGGTGGCGTCCAGGTGCAGCCGCCGCTGCACCAGACCGAGGCCGGCGGCGCCACCGCCGCCGCTGGACTCACCGTTCGCCGACGTCGGCAGCCACATCGGGCAGCTCTCCCTGTTCCAGCAGCCAGGCGTCGATCACCTGGCGGGCGATGGGCGCGGCGGTGCCGCTGCCGCTGCCGCCGTGCTCGGCGATCACGGCGACGGCGATACGCGGTGCCCCCACCGGGGCGAAGGCGATGAACAGTGCATGGTCGCGCAACTCCCGCGGGATCTCGTCCTCATCGTATTCCTCGTCCGGCGCCAGGCCGAAGACCTGTGCCGTGCCGGTCTTGCCGGCCATGCGATAGGGCATGTCCTCGGCCACGGCGCGGGCGGTGCCGCGGCGCCCGTGCATCACCTCGGCCATGCCCCCGATCGCCTCCTCCCAGAGTGCCGGGTTCTGCAGCGTCACCGGCGCGACCAACGGCTCTGCCGGCGCCAGGCGCGAGGCGCTGTCCTCGCCGGGCGCCTCCGTGGCCGCGACCAGGTGCGGGCGCACCGGACGCCCGGCGTTGGCGAGCATGGCGGTGGAGGCGGCGAGCTGCACCGGCGTGGCGAGCATGTACCCCTGACCGATGCCGGTGTTCACCGTCTCGCCGTGGTACCAGGGCTCACCGCGGTTCGTCCGCTTCCACTCCCGGGAGGGCATGACGCCGGTGAGCTCCCCCGGCAGATCGATGCCGCTGGGGCGGCCGAAGCCGAAACCGGTCATCCACTCGTGCATGGCGTCGATGCCCATCTCGTAGGCGAGGTCGTAGAAGTAGATGTCGCAGGACTGGGCGATGGCCTGGGTCAGGTCGATCTCGCCGTGGCCGCCACGCTTCCAGTCGCGCCAGGGCCGGCTGACGTTGGGCAGCCGGTAGAGCCCGTTGCACTGGAACTCCTCGTCCGGATCCACGGTGCCGTGGGCCGCGGCCGCGAGGCCGAGAAACGGCTTGATCACCGACCCCGGCGGGTAGCGCCCACGCAGGGCGCGATTGAACATGGGCGTGCCCGGCTGGCTCTGCA is from Spiribacter halobius and encodes:
- the rodA gene encoding rod shape-determining protein RodA, with protein sequence MWLPTSANGESSGGGGAAGLGLVQRRLHLDATLLGMLLLLSTVGLVVLYSAFGESLVQVERQLIRLAIAFAVMVVLAQFPPLVYRRWAPWVYAASLALLVAVLVAGELGGGARRWLDLGVVRFQPSEFMKIALPLLVAWLLADRELPPGFGRTMLALLLIALPVGLIAVQPDLGTSILVAAAGGSVLFLAGLRWRIMAGLLALLAAAAPMLWYFGMQGYQRQRVLTFLDPERDPLGAGYNIIQSKIAIGSGGLYGKGWLNGTQAHLDFIPERHTDFVFAVLAEEFGFIGVLLVLALYFAVVARGLWIAHHAQDSFGRLLAGGLALTFFVYFFVNIGMVSGLLPVVGLPLPLISFGGSSLVTLLAAFGILMSIHTHRRLWSS
- the mrdA gene encoding penicillin-binding protein 2, which gives rise to MSLDLLRDKAGESRVVRRRLLVAGIAVLLLMGLLAGRIAMLQVAGYQHYASLSQENRVRIAPAEPTRGLIYDRDGRLLAENVPAFRLTVIPEQVEDMDALLTGLQEIVELSATDIERFRDLRERQRRFQEIPLKLRLSESEVARLAVNRHRFPGVEVKAHLTRFYPYGAIGSHAIGYVGRISEQELRQVDASQYRGSSVIGKSGVERFYEERLHGEMGLVRLETNALGRTLRTLERDPPVPGEDLHLTLDIELQRVAETALGEHSGAVVAIDPRDGAVLALASQPGFDPNLFVTGITLEDFRGLQSQPGTPMFNRALRGRYPPGSVIKPFLGLAAAAHGTVDPDEEFQCNGLYRLPNVSRPWRDWKRGGHGEIDLTQAIAQSCDIYFYDLAYEMGIDAMHEWMTGFGFGRPSGIDLPGELTGVMPSREWKRTNRGEPWYHGETVNTGIGQGYMLATPVQLAASTAMLANAGRPVRPHLVAATEAPGEDSASRLAPAEPLVAPVTLQNPALWEEAIGGMAEVMHGRRGTARAVAEDMPYRMAGKTGTAQVFGLAPDEEYDEDEIPRELRDHALFIAFAPVGAPRIAVAVIAEHGGSGSGTAAPIARQVIDAWLLEQGELPDVAADVGER